The proteins below come from a single Edaphobacter acidisoli genomic window:
- the pgi gene encoding glucose-6-phosphate isomerase, producing MAAQTEQLGDRPAWKALQAHAQQIHSKHLRELFAQDAARGKRLTVEAAGLFLDYSKNRITDETLKLLIELATQSGLRDKIDAMFRGDKINITENRAVLHVALRAPKDEKILVDGVDVVPEVHAVLDKMAAFADRVRNGDWKGHTGKPIRNIVNIGIGGSDLGPVMAYEALKLYSQRNLTFRFVSNVDGTDFAEAVRDLDAEETLFLVASKTFTTLETMTNAHTARAWTLKRLGDEKAVAKHFVAISTNAKEVAKFGIDTENMFGFWDWVGGRYSMDSAIGLSTMIAIGPNNFREMLAGFHEIDVHFRTTPFEKNLPVLLGLLTVWYSDFFDAQTQAILPYEQYLKRFPAYLQQLTMESNGKHVTLEGIKVSYDTSPIYWGEPGTNGQHSFYQLIHQGTRLIPCDFIGFYKTLNPLGNHHDLLMANVFAQAEALAFGKTAEQVKAEGTPDWLVPHRVFEGNRPSNTILADTLTPGLLGKLIALYEHSVFTQGAIWNIDSFDQWGVELGKVLAQKIVPELESTDEPKLAHDSSTNNLIRLYRKNK from the coding sequence ATGGCAGCGCAAACAGAACAGCTCGGCGACCGTCCTGCCTGGAAAGCACTTCAAGCACACGCTCAGCAGATTCACAGCAAGCACCTGCGCGAGTTGTTTGCCCAGGACGCTGCACGCGGCAAACGCCTCACCGTCGAAGCCGCAGGCCTGTTCCTCGACTACTCGAAGAACCGCATCACCGATGAAACCCTGAAGCTGCTCATCGAACTCGCCACGCAATCTGGTTTGCGCGACAAAATCGACGCGATGTTCCGTGGAGACAAGATCAACATCACTGAGAACCGAGCCGTTCTGCACGTGGCCCTGCGTGCCCCCAAAGACGAGAAGATCCTCGTAGATGGCGTTGACGTCGTCCCCGAAGTCCACGCTGTGCTCGACAAAATGGCTGCGTTCGCCGACCGCGTGCGCAACGGCGACTGGAAAGGCCACACCGGCAAACCCATCCGCAACATCGTCAACATCGGCATTGGCGGCTCGGACCTCGGTCCCGTCATGGCCTATGAAGCTCTCAAGCTTTACAGCCAACGCAACCTCACCTTCCGGTTTGTCTCCAACGTCGACGGCACCGACTTCGCCGAAGCCGTCCGCGATCTCGATGCAGAGGAAACACTTTTCCTTGTTGCCTCGAAGACCTTCACCACCCTCGAAACCATGACAAACGCGCACACCGCGCGCGCCTGGACGCTTAAGCGGCTCGGTGACGAAAAGGCCGTAGCAAAGCACTTCGTCGCCATCTCCACCAACGCCAAAGAAGTGGCAAAGTTCGGCATCGACACTGAAAACATGTTCGGCTTCTGGGATTGGGTCGGAGGTCGCTACTCGATGGACTCGGCCATCGGCCTCTCCACCATGATCGCTATCGGCCCAAACAACTTCCGCGAAATGCTCGCCGGCTTCCACGAGATCGATGTCCACTTCCGCACCACTCCGTTCGAAAAAAACCTCCCTGTCCTTCTCGGCCTGCTCACCGTCTGGTACTCTGACTTCTTCGATGCGCAGACGCAAGCCATCCTCCCTTACGAGCAATACCTCAAGCGTTTTCCTGCCTATCTACAACAGCTAACGATGGAGTCAAACGGCAAGCACGTCACGCTCGAAGGAATCAAAGTAAGTTACGATACCAGCCCCATCTATTGGGGCGAGCCTGGCACAAACGGCCAGCACTCCTTCTACCAGCTCATCCACCAAGGAACGCGACTGATTCCCTGCGACTTCATCGGCTTCTACAAGACGCTCAATCCGCTCGGCAATCACCACGACCTGCTGATGGCCAACGTCTTCGCGCAAGCCGAAGCTCTTGCCTTCGGCAAGACCGCCGAACAAGTCAAGGCAGAAGGCACACCTGACTGGCTCGTGCCGCACCGCGTCTTTGAAGGCAACCGCCCATCAAACACGATCCTCGCCGACACGCTCACCCCAGGACTCCTCGGCAAACTTATCGCACTTTACGAGCACTCGGTCTTCACACAGGGAGCCATCTGGAATATCGACTCGTTCGATCAATGGGGAGTTGAGCTGGGCAAAGTTCTCGCGCAAAAAATCGTGCCCGAACTCGAAAGCACCGACGAGCCGAAGCTGGCACATGACAGTTCTACCAACAACCTCATCCGGCTATATCGAAAGAACAAGTAG
- the thrC gene encoding threonine synthase yields the protein MNYSCSRYELKCNDCGKRFGNQPLSACPDCLAPLEVAYDLDAVRGIFTRENIAAGPPSIWRYAALLPIPDGFQPDLPVGFTPLIHAKNLGKRIGATNLYVKNDAVCFPTLSFKDRVVSVALANAQRFGFETVGCSSTGNLANSVAAQAARLGIKACILVPADLEAAKILNTQVYGARLVRIDGNYDHVNRLCSQIADEYTWGFVNVNLRPYYAEGSKTVGYEIAEKLGWKLPDNVVVPMAGGSLIRKIRKAFQELIYLGLVEEKHVRFFGAQATGCSPIATAVKQGTEDVQPQKPNTIARSLAIGNPADGPAAAKMIRDSGGWAEDVSDVEIVSGMQELAETEGIFTETAGGVTTAVTARLYAHGRILPDEITVACITGNGLKTTDSLVGHYAEERAIRPRLADFGDYLRELEGAQELAVAGDIHGN from the coding sequence ATGAACTACTCCTGTAGCAGGTACGAGCTCAAGTGCAATGACTGCGGCAAGCGTTTTGGCAACCAGCCGCTTTCAGCGTGCCCCGACTGCCTTGCGCCGCTTGAGGTGGCCTACGATCTGGACGCCGTGCGCGGCATCTTTACGCGCGAGAATATCGCAGCCGGGCCGCCGAGCATCTGGCGCTATGCCGCGCTGCTGCCGATTCCGGATGGCTTTCAGCCCGACCTGCCTGTGGGGTTCACTCCGCTTATTCATGCGAAGAACCTCGGCAAGCGCATCGGCGCGACGAACCTTTATGTGAAGAATGACGCTGTATGTTTCCCGACGCTCAGCTTTAAGGACCGTGTTGTTTCGGTTGCGCTGGCCAATGCGCAGCGGTTTGGATTTGAGACGGTTGGTTGTTCTTCGACCGGCAATCTCGCCAACTCTGTAGCAGCGCAGGCGGCGCGGCTTGGCATCAAGGCCTGCATCTTGGTGCCTGCCGACCTTGAGGCCGCGAAGATTTTGAACACGCAGGTGTATGGCGCGCGGCTGGTGCGCATCGATGGCAACTACGACCACGTGAACCGGCTGTGCAGCCAGATTGCGGACGAGTACACGTGGGGCTTCGTGAATGTGAACCTACGGCCCTACTATGCGGAAGGCTCGAAGACTGTTGGCTACGAGATTGCGGAGAAGCTGGGTTGGAAGTTGCCTGACAACGTGGTTGTGCCGATGGCTGGCGGATCGCTGATTCGCAAGATCCGCAAGGCGTTTCAGGAGCTTATTTATCTTGGTCTGGTCGAAGAGAAGCACGTGCGCTTCTTTGGAGCGCAGGCTACTGGCTGCTCGCCGATTGCGACCGCAGTAAAGCAGGGAACTGAGGACGTGCAGCCGCAGAAGCCGAATACGATTGCTCGTTCGCTTGCGATCGGCAATCCGGCTGACGGGCCTGCCGCGGCGAAGATGATTCGTGACAGCGGAGGCTGGGCTGAGGATGTTTCGGATGTCGAGATTGTCTCGGGCATGCAGGAGCTTGCTGAGACCGAAGGCATCTTTACCGAGACTGCTGGCGGCGTAACGACTGCCGTGACTGCGCGGCTTTATGCGCATGGGCGCATCTTGCCGGACGAGATTACCGTTGCCTGTATTACCGGCAATGGGCTGAAGACCACCGACTCGCTTGTCGGCCACTACGCGGAAGAGCGTGCGATTCGTCCGCGACTGGCAGACTTCGGAGACTATCTGCGAGAGCTGGAAGGCGCGCAGGAGCTAGCTGTTGCAGGAGATATTCATGGCAATTAA
- a CDS encoding type I phosphomannose isomerase catalytic subunit translates to MTTSIAPFRLKPWFSERVWGKRDLRPWYDNTGTTELVGEAWLTGPQCLVETGDFAGREFQSFAPELGGEFPLLVKLLFPNEKLSVQVHPDDAEARAMGEVRGKTECWYALEAEPGAYVSLGLKDDVDAAKFRAAVADGTAEDLLQQVPVSTGDMLFVDAGTVHAIGPGVVLLETQQTSDVTYRLYDYGRPRELHLEKGLAVMKTKTAAGKVAPKQINGFTRLIEQKYFAVDRFEVAAGVSTTVKMEGPGCLVSLSGTGTVKTAGSSVELVPGRAVVIPVGTGSILVEAATGTSFVRCQAPTMV, encoded by the coding sequence ATGACGACTAGTATTGCGCCTTTTCGGTTGAAGCCGTGGTTTAGCGAAAGAGTCTGGGGCAAACGAGATCTGCGCCCTTGGTACGACAACACCGGAACGACTGAATTGGTGGGTGAAGCCTGGCTGACTGGGCCGCAGTGCCTTGTTGAAACCGGAGACTTTGCCGGGCGCGAATTTCAATCATTCGCGCCCGAGCTTGGTGGTGAGTTTCCCTTGCTCGTCAAGCTGCTCTTTCCCAACGAAAAGCTCTCCGTACAGGTCCACCCCGACGATGCCGAGGCTCGCGCCATGGGCGAAGTGCGCGGCAAAACCGAGTGCTGGTACGCGCTCGAAGCTGAACCCGGCGCTTACGTCTCGCTCGGCCTCAAGGACGACGTTGACGCGGCAAAGTTCCGCGCCGCCGTAGCCGACGGCACCGCTGAAGACCTCCTGCAGCAGGTTCCTGTCTCCACTGGCGACATGCTGTTCGTCGATGCAGGAACAGTTCACGCCATTGGGCCTGGTGTCGTCCTGCTCGAAACCCAACAGACCAGCGACGTCACCTACCGCCTCTACGACTACGGCCGTCCCCGCGAACTGCACCTCGAAAAGGGCCTTGCCGTCATGAAGACTAAAACCGCTGCAGGAAAAGTCGCGCCAAAACAGATCAACGGATTCACTCGCCTCATTGAACAGAAGTACTTCGCAGTGGACCGGTTTGAAGTCGCGGCCGGCGTTTCTACAACGGTAAAAATGGAAGGCCCCGGCTGCTTGGTCAGCCTAAGCGGCACAGGCACGGTCAAGACCGCAGGCAGTTCAGTAGAACTAGTTCCCGGACGAGCCGTCGTTATCCCTGTAGGAACCGGAAGCATCTTAGTCGAAGCCGCCACCGGGACATCTTTCGTCCGCTGCCAGGCTCCCACGATGGTTTAG
- a CDS encoding MoaD/ThiS family protein produces MAIKVVLPTAFTRHTDGRKQFDSSAHDLPGLLADIDQTFPALSTQIKDDDGKLRRFINIYVNDEDIRFLGGESYAFKDGDEVMLIPSIAGGKI; encoded by the coding sequence ATGGCAATTAAGGTTGTACTCCCCACCGCTTTCACCCGCCACACAGATGGACGCAAGCAGTTTGACTCGTCCGCGCATGACTTACCGGGCCTGCTGGCGGATATCGATCAAACCTTTCCAGCGCTCTCAACACAGATTAAGGACGACGATGGTAAACTGCGTCGCTTCATCAATATCTATGTGAACGATGAGGATATCCGCTTTCTCGGCGGCGAGAGCTATGCGTTCAAGGATGGCGATGAGGTGATGCTGATTCCCTCCATCGCTGGTGGGAAGATATAG
- a CDS encoding IclR family transcriptional regulator domain-containing protein, whose protein sequence is MNVTTRRSAPSAMPASLPSAVAPALASKQTPASALDAFAGDPNFMTSLARGLVVIQAFTQQSPQMTISQLSVKTGLSRAAVRRCLYTLTKLGFAGAEDGTRYSLRPRMLTLSHTYTTSNTLSSAAQPILERMSAALHESFSVATLDGEDIVYIARTSVSRVMAVDLHIGSRLPAYCTSMGRILLAWLPVDQLEQYLATVNLIPHTTRTVTSVDKLRLILRNIRRNGYALCDQEYEVGLRSLAVPVYSPSGRVVATINLSGNAPRMSVFDMQTRFLPHLRNAANELSVFLR, encoded by the coding sequence ATGAACGTCACCACCCGCCGTTCCGCTCCGTCCGCTATGCCCGCAAGCTTGCCATCTGCCGTTGCACCTGCTCTAGCCTCGAAGCAGACTCCTGCATCGGCGCTGGATGCATTTGCAGGTGACCCGAACTTTATGACCTCACTGGCTCGCGGGCTAGTGGTGATTCAGGCGTTCACGCAGCAGTCGCCTCAGATGACAATTTCGCAGTTGAGCGTGAAGACGGGCCTCTCCCGTGCTGCTGTCCGGCGCTGTCTTTATACGCTGACGAAGCTGGGATTTGCAGGTGCGGAGGATGGAACGCGGTATTCGCTGCGCCCCCGCATGTTGACCCTGTCGCATACGTACACCACCTCGAACACGCTTTCGAGCGCGGCGCAGCCTATTCTGGAGCGCATGTCGGCTGCACTGCATGAGTCGTTTTCAGTGGCGACGCTGGATGGCGAGGATATCGTCTATATTGCGCGGACAAGTGTGTCGCGCGTGATGGCTGTGGACCTGCACATCGGCAGCCGGTTGCCAGCGTATTGCACGAGCATGGGGAGGATTCTGCTGGCTTGGCTGCCTGTCGACCAACTGGAACAATACTTGGCGACTGTCAACCTGATTCCTCATACGACGCGCACGGTGACTTCGGTCGATAAGTTGCGGCTGATTCTTCGCAACATTCGGCGGAATGGTTATGCACTATGCGATCAGGAGTACGAAGTTGGGCTGCGCTCGCTGGCTGTCCCTGTCTACTCTCCGTCGGGCCGGGTGGTTGCCACTATTAATTTGAGCGGCAACGCACCACGGATGTCTGTGTTCGATATGCAGACTCGGTTTTTGCCGCACCTGCGGAATGCTGCGAATGAGTTGAGCGTCTTTTTGCGTTAG
- the metH gene encoding methionine synthase, with product MSENEIGKAAAGAKTKPLRLSGSQPFTQQPGVFIMIGERTNVAGSPKFAKLIKEGKYEEAVSIARQQVENGANVIDICMDEGMIDGVAAMSRFLQLLASEPEVAKVPFMVDSSKWAVIEAGLKCLQGKGIVNSISLKEGEEVFRRNAATVLKYGAAVVVMAFDEQGQAATYEDKIRICERAYRILVDEVGFPAEDIIFDPNILTVATGMEEHNNYAVDFINATRWIKQNLPHAKVSGGVSNVSFSFRGNNKVREAIHSAFLYHAIAAGMDMGIVNAGMLEVYEEIEPELKEMVEDVLLNRRPDATERLVDYGEVLKAASTGSIAGAKKAEEWRNGTVEERLSHALVKGIDTYIDADTEEARAKLGRPLLVIEGPLMDGMGVVGDLFGAGKMFLPQVVKSARVMKKAVAYLTPFMEEEKAALAAAGHEVKMQGKIVLATVKGDVHDIGKNIVGVVLACNNYEVIDLGVMVPAEKILERAKEVRADIIGLSGLITPSLDEMVHVAREMERQGFKLPLLIGGATTSRRHTAIKIAPHYSEPVVHVLDASRAVPVATSLLSDEGKAEFVAQHRAEYEALRKAHAAPAQQTVSLEVARSRRTPIVWHAEDIPTPEFTGVRVLDDFPLATLREFIDWTPIFHAWGLKGVYPRILEHEQQGEQARQIFKDANALLDRMIAEKPITARGVYGFFPANAVGDDVELYTDHSRTKVLDCVHFLRQQANREGSEPCRSLGDFVAPKETGLQDYIGAFAVTSGIGLGELRDRFRAENDDYNAIMAEAVADRLAEAFAECLHKRVRDEWGYGHAELLSNDELIEEKYRGIRPAPGYPACPDHTEKGTIWRLLDVEKNTGMQITESFAMWPGSSVSGLYFAHPESRYFSLGKIDRDQVADYHTRKGMSLAEVERWLGQNLNYDPAQSTNG from the coding sequence GACAAAGCCGCTGCGGCTTTCTGGTTCGCAGCCATTCACGCAGCAACCAGGCGTCTTCATCATGATTGGCGAAAGAACCAATGTTGCTGGTTCGCCGAAGTTTGCCAAGCTCATCAAAGAAGGGAAGTATGAAGAGGCTGTCAGCATTGCGCGGCAGCAGGTGGAGAACGGCGCCAATGTCATCGACATCTGCATGGACGAGGGGATGATCGACGGCGTTGCTGCGATGAGTCGCTTTTTGCAGTTGCTGGCGAGCGAACCTGAGGTTGCCAAGGTTCCCTTCATGGTGGACTCGTCGAAGTGGGCCGTGATTGAGGCGGGGTTGAAGTGCCTGCAAGGGAAAGGCATTGTGAACTCGATCTCGCTGAAGGAAGGCGAAGAGGTTTTTCGCCGGAATGCCGCGACGGTGCTGAAGTATGGCGCTGCTGTGGTGGTGATGGCGTTCGACGAGCAGGGGCAGGCTGCGACCTACGAGGACAAGATTCGGATATGCGAGCGTGCATATCGGATTCTGGTGGACGAGGTTGGGTTTCCGGCTGAAGACATCATTTTCGATCCGAACATCCTGACCGTGGCTACGGGCATGGAAGAGCACAACAACTATGCGGTGGACTTTATCAATGCCACGCGGTGGATTAAGCAGAACCTGCCTCATGCGAAGGTCTCGGGTGGCGTGTCGAATGTGTCGTTCAGCTTTCGCGGAAACAACAAGGTGCGCGAGGCGATTCATTCGGCTTTTCTGTACCACGCGATTGCTGCGGGCATGGACATGGGCATCGTCAACGCGGGGATGCTTGAGGTCTACGAGGAGATTGAGCCTGAGCTGAAGGAGATGGTGGAGGACGTGCTGCTCAATCGCCGTCCTGATGCCACCGAGCGGCTGGTTGACTATGGCGAAGTACTGAAGGCGGCGAGTACTGGCTCGATCGCTGGAGCGAAGAAGGCTGAGGAGTGGCGCAACGGCACGGTTGAGGAGCGGCTTTCGCACGCGCTGGTGAAGGGGATCGATACCTACATCGATGCGGACACGGAGGAGGCGCGCGCGAAGCTGGGCCGTCCGCTGCTGGTGATTGAAGGACCGCTGATGGATGGGATGGGCGTGGTCGGCGACCTGTTCGGCGCGGGCAAGATGTTTTTGCCGCAGGTGGTGAAGTCGGCGCGCGTGATGAAGAAGGCTGTGGCTTATCTCACGCCGTTTATGGAAGAGGAGAAGGCTGCGCTGGCCGCCGCCGGCCACGAAGTCAAGATGCAGGGCAAGATTGTGCTTGCGACCGTGAAGGGCGACGTTCACGACATCGGCAAGAACATTGTGGGCGTGGTGCTGGCTTGCAATAACTACGAGGTCATCGACCTGGGTGTGATGGTTCCGGCGGAGAAGATTCTGGAGCGTGCGAAAGAGGTGCGCGCGGACATCATTGGACTGAGTGGACTGATTACGCCTTCGCTTGATGAGATGGTGCATGTGGCGCGCGAGATGGAGCGGCAGGGGTTTAAGCTGCCGCTGCTGATTGGTGGTGCAACGACCAGCCGCAGGCATACGGCGATCAAGATTGCACCACACTACAGCGAGCCTGTCGTGCATGTGCTGGATGCGAGTCGCGCTGTGCCGGTGGCGACCAGCCTTTTGAGTGATGAAGGCAAGGCGGAGTTTGTCGCGCAGCACAGGGCGGAGTATGAGGCGCTTCGTAAAGCTCATGCGGCTCCTGCACAGCAGACGGTCTCGCTGGAGGTTGCGCGATCACGACGAACGCCGATTGTTTGGCACGCCGAGGATATTCCTACGCCTGAGTTCACGGGCGTGCGTGTATTGGATGATTTTCCGCTGGCGACGCTGCGCGAGTTTATCGACTGGACACCGATTTTTCATGCGTGGGGTCTGAAGGGCGTCTATCCGCGCATTCTTGAGCACGAGCAGCAGGGCGAACAGGCGCGGCAGATTTTCAAGGACGCCAACGCTCTGCTGGACCGCATGATTGCGGAGAAGCCGATTACGGCGCGCGGAGTTTACGGGTTCTTTCCTGCGAATGCTGTGGGCGATGATGTTGAGTTGTACACGGATCATTCGCGCACAAAGGTTTTAGATTGCGTTCACTTCCTGCGGCAGCAGGCGAACCGTGAGGGCAGCGAACCGTGCCGGTCGCTCGGTGATTTTGTTGCGCCGAAGGAGACCGGGCTGCAGGATTACATCGGCGCATTTGCTGTGACGAGCGGGATTGGCCTCGGTGAGCTGCGCGACCGCTTCCGTGCGGAAAACGATGACTACAACGCGATTATGGCGGAGGCTGTCGCCGACCGACTGGCTGAGGCGTTTGCGGAGTGCCTGCACAAGCGCGTGCGCGATGAGTGGGGCTACGGCCACGCGGAGCTTTTGAGCAACGACGAGCTTATCGAGGAGAAATACCGCGGGATTCGTCCGGCACCGGGCTATCCTGCTTGCCCCGATCACACGGAGAAGGGAACGATCTGGCGGCTGCTGGATGTCGAGAAGAACACCGGGATGCAGATCACCGAGTCATTTGCCATGTGGCCCGGTTCGAGCGTCAGTGGGCTTTACTTTGCGCATCCGGAGTCGCGCTACTTCAGCCTGGGCAAGATTGACCGTGACCAGGTGGCCGACTACCATACGCGCAAGGGGATGAGCCTTGCAGAGGTTGAGCGATGGCTGGGCCAAAACCTTAACTACGATCCGGCGCAGAGTACGAACGGTTGA